The Dama dama isolate Ldn47 chromosome 29, ASM3311817v1, whole genome shotgun sequence DNA window CTGACTGTGAGCTCTGAATCCATAAGGTGAGGGATGTCTTGTCAGGTTTTAAAAAGGATCTGTATTTGGTGAAACACGGCTCCCCTGGACTGCACTGGAGACCCACTGCGTACTTTGTCGTGGGAAACGCTTCTGGTGTGTTTAGCACACATTGCCCACATCCAGGCCAAGCCCTGGGAGCTGTGCTGGAAGGAATGCTGCCCACCTGAAGCTGGGGAGGGTCTGGGGTGGCCCCAAGGCCCCACCCTCGTGGCTGCAGCTCGTGTTAAGCCCTAGTCTCAGGACCCAGCTCCTCCAGGCTCATCTGTAGGCACTGGGCATAGCCTGCTGCTGGAGGGGACAGTGTGGCTGAACCCCCTCTTCCGCAGGTGACCCGACTGCCTGTGAAAGAAAACCAGGCCCCCAGAGCTTTAGAAAAGTAAACTTGCCATCCATTTATTTTCTGTAGTCCTTAAAAACAGAAGAACATGCTTCACACTAAAGCTCTGCAACCCTGCACACCAGAGAGGCAGTCCCACTCATGCTGCGAGCTGGTCCACATCCTCTTGGCTCCTGTTCGCCAGATGAGCTTCAATAATTTCGGCAAAGAGATTCCTCTTCAGCAGATTATATGCCAGAGGTAAAAGCTGGCCAGCAACTttatgaaaatactgaaaaaccAAAGAAGGTGACATTAGCCAGAGAGTTAAGGCACTTGTTTTAACAGAGCCCTTGGCCGctgaggggaggaggcaggggcctCTACAGTGGCCGACAGGCTGCGGCCACAAGCAGGACAGGTTCGAGGAGAGCTGCCCACACTCCCAAGGCCACTGCTGGGAAGACCATACTTGAGGCAGGTGACAGTCCAGAAGTCACCGTATCACCTCCCTCCCTGACCCTGAAACATCTGAGGCAACTCCTGCTGGAACTGTAGGTGGTTTCTCCTATTTAATGAGGAGGTGTTAACGATAAAACATCGCCactacattttaaagattttaaagcatATTCCCAAACAGCATTTACTCTTCATCTAGCACAGAACAGATCCCCTATGGCAAGTGAGAGGGAGCCCAATTAGGTGCATGTGTCACACTGACGCTGTGTACGTAGCTAATAGGTCACTGTAACATTTGTTGAGCTgcaaagtcatgttcaactctttttgaggactgtagcccaccaggctcctctgttcatgggattctccaggcaggaagactggactgggttgccatttcctcctccaggggatcttccccacccagggatcgaacctgcatctcctgcattggcaggcgggtttctttaccactgagccacctgggaaaccccatgttAATATATACCTGAGGGCAAAAAAGTCCTGGTCATTCACCTTGGCCAGAACATGAGATGAACCTCAAATAAGAGATGTTCTTAGAACTCAAGAATATTTTAAGACTCTgcttaaaatcatttcaaaaagttcatttggaaattccagctgagtccaccccgccccaccccctgtGCTGGATTCGGGGATACAGACGAgcaggggggtgtgtgtgtgtaggggggcaGGGTGCTCACTCACGTGGGAACCGTGGCAGAAGAGGTCCagccccagctccagccccaTCCCGTAGTCACACTCATCATTAGCGAACTGCACGTaggtcaccatctcctggacaGGGGCGAAGGCCTGGAGTCTGTCAGTGTCGCTCGGGGCCTCCACAATTGTCCTGCAGATTCTCCTGAGGCTGGCTGAGAGAGCAGGGATGTGGTGTTACCTGTGAGCACCCACGCCTGCCAGTGACACCGTCCTTGGGGGCCTCCTGCCTTGGTGATGTAACTCACATCAGCTGTTTTACTTAAGCCATTTTTATGTGCGAATCTTAACTAAAACCATTTCTCGTTCCAGCAAAGTGTGATGGTTTCTCCATGAGTCTAACTACAACCAGGAGTCACACCAGCTTCCAGAGATTTTCCCTGGGCTAGTCCAGGGTGCACAGACCATGGCCAAGCCTGGCCCACCTGTTTTTAACTGTCCTCAAGATAagaatgtgttttcatttttaaagggttgaaaaaaaacagtatggagactgAGCATACACAGAGCCTACCTCTGGGCTCATCCACACCAGaagttggattaaaaaaaaaaaaatcctaatagaCAGTAAAGTTTGCTCTTTTTGCCTTCATCTAACttgcttttaaaaagcagtacaggaaaagaaatacaagagacaAATCACTGTGGAATTAAACCTTTACCAACGTAGGGGGTGTGGAGCCACAGCACAAATGTAATTTgaggaaaatagagaaaactgCTTAACATTTATCCAAATTAGAAAAAACAATGCTTTACCATTTCTGATCTTGATGCCCTCGtttgcaccccccaccccactcctcccaAGGGAGCCAGATGAAGGGGTCTTCCCAGGACAAAAGGAAAGGCGAAGGGCAGGGGACGGGAAGAGAGCTCAGGAGAGATTTTATCCTCCTTTTCAACAAAGCAACAATTAGATTTTGTGTATGAGAAGTCTATTTGCAAAGAGTGCTTATACTTACAGAAGAAGTAACTCAGGATGGGCTTCTAGAAGCTAAAAAAATCTACATCCAGATGGAAAACTGTCCACAAACACATGTTTCAGTAACTACTATACTGTAAGTTGACCGTAACGTCAGAGGTTGTGAAACAGTAGGAAAAGTCACCTAGACCATAGGCTTGTATTGTTTCAACTTGTAAAAACACTGTTCCGAGCGCTGTTAGGCAAGCAGTGCAATAATAGTAAACACATTACATACTGGGTTACTCCCAGACACCCCTATGGATGGTAGTCACCGCCTCTCACCATGTGACGGATGGAAGACATGGTTTAATAAAGTTATACAACTGGTTAAGGCCACACAGCTGCAAACCCAGCTTCAGTTCAAGCCTCCCTGACCCCAGAGCCTGAGTCCTTCATCACTACAGGTGGGTGGGGAACTGTATCCACCTACTCAACGCAAGGAAACTCGCCCCACACACTAACACGTGCTCATGGCCACATAATACCCTACCGTCCGTTTCCGGGAGCTCTCTGTATCCAACATCGTTTTTATCCACTGGGACAACCAAGCCTGCCCCATGAAAGGTCTTTGTCACCAccttaaataaaacacaaaaataacagGGGAGATAGATGAAAACAACAGAGGGGGCAAATAAAGCTCATACACCACCCTTAAGACTTCTGCAAAATATAACCTGTGCCTTTTATTTCAGTAAATTTGGACCCCAGGGCAGAagtttactattatttctttcctttaaaatcaggTAGAAGTCAAGCACTTGAAATAATTACAAAGCAGTGAAATAACTGGCTTTTATTAACTGTCAGCATATGGAAGTCATCTTTGTGtgccctgccagaggcagggggtggTGTCAGTTCAGTCTACAGCTGCTGGGCAGAGAGCCAGAGGGCCCACCCGGCAGGAGGGGATATGGCCAGAACTCCTGCCCGTCTGTGAAATGCAGGTCCCCATTTCACCAGGAGCATTCAGACGTGTCAGCAAACTTCCCTTAAGTCAGGCAGCTTCTAGTTTTGGGGCGCCCTTTATGGAGGCAACTTccgacttgcctggtggctcagacggtaaagcggctgcctacaatgagggagaccggggttggatccctgggtcaggaagatcccctgaaggaaatggcaacccactccagtattcttgcctggaaaatcccatggacggaggatcctgttaggctacagtccatggggttgcagagagtcagacacgactgggcgactttacTTTTACGTACTTACGGAGGCAAACAACATAACCATCATCACCGTGGTTGAACTCATGGTTCtacgtttcttttctttttatttatgtgttCACCAGGCTACATCACAATGGGGTGAGACAggctcccctcccctcactctAAGGTGGGAAAAGGCCCCTGGTGAAAACTGGGGAGGTAAAACAGCAACCTGAAATCTTAGAGCAGCTGGAAATGCCCTATGCAGGGAGTTTCATTCCCATGCACATTTTTAGAAACTACTTGCTGATCTCAAGGACTAAAAGAGCTGATAAGACAGGAATTCAGTGACTACAACTTACCTGAAAGTCACCCACCCCAGCAGCTCAGTCAGGATCAGAAAAGGAACTGGAGTAGGATTTTCAATAACTATGCTAAAATACTTAGTTACCAGTACTAGCTTATTCAGGGTTGACTAGTACTTCATTTGGCTGAGAATGCAGATGGAGGAGACACTGCTCAGAGGCTGGAGGAGACTGGGTGTCCAGACTCCAGTAATAAATGTCCCTCCTCCCCAGAGGTTGTCAGGACGGACTCAGAGAATTCTCATTTGCCCCAAAGCAGAATTCTTTCAGCTTCTCTGTTAAGTTACCCAGGCAGGTACAAGTGAAAAACCCAAAGGATCCCAATCCCAGAGGTATCTGCTGTTTATGAAACCCCACTCACACAGCAGGCACAAAAGGAAGGCTGGTGGGCTCaataaagcaaggagaaaagactTCTCACACCATTTCCTGGAGGAATTCACACGCCCCAATACACAGCTCAGGACCAAGGTCGCCCACACGCCAACTACCCTCAGGGCTGACTATAAAGCTGTAAGGCAGACCTTTGCAAATCTACCCAAAATCACCTGGCATGAAATCAACCAATCTTAGctattatatagaatatatatattctatataatatatatattctttattatatGTAAGCAAACGTGAGGTACAAAGCCGCTCTTCTTCTAATATGAAATGAGCGACTGGTACATCAAGATGAGAGAGAGACTGGGCAGGCCTGGCCTGAGTTCTGCGACCACCGCGAGGGGGCCCCGTCCCGTGCCCGCCACACCCGCAGGACTCTTCCAGCCCAGCCCCTCGGGAGGCAGGGGCAGCTCTCCtcagaaggggaggagagaagatGCAGGCCAGCGGGAAAGGAGAGAGgacgccgccccccaccccgaaaCAGCAAAGCAGAGACCAACAGATGGGGCTCATACTTTTTTGTCTCTCTGCTTCATCCTCACAGTTCTCTGTTCCAGGGAGAGCCCCAATTCTCTGGCTGCTTCTGTGAGTTTCTCATCTATGGTTTTCAAGAGactagttttctttttatctgttacttctttaagttttttcatcaaaaataatctgaaaaagaagtaaaagcccTCATTAGTATGTAGCCGTTGTTCATATGTACACTACTGTACTAAGCACACAGACCCTGGGAAGTTGAGGGGAGCCAAGTTACAGACATCAAACCCCAAGAAACAGACGGCGGAATAATCACCAGCGTTCTCTCAAAGTCCCTAAcagattcttcagacaagagAAAAGCATATTAATAAATACCTGCCAGTCACAGAAACAGCAAACAAGATCTGTTTATCCCCGTGATGTCTGCAACCAAGACATAAGGTATCTAAAAAGTGAGGTTAAGCCAAGTTTATGTCGCATCACTTGATGCTAGGACCTGACGTACAACCTTGCAGAAGGCTGATgtaacagaagaaaagaatgtgGAGGCTCCAAAAGAGGAGTTTCCACTTGTGCAGAACCAGAGGACCTTTATCATACTTAAACATCAGCAAATTCTTTTAAATGTTACCTTCAAATctgttaagaaattttaaaaatgtaaaggaaaGCAAAACTATTTTATAAGCTAATACAAAAGCACAATtcaaagtaaattattttttgagtaactattttatttttactttttattttatttttttggttgcacgtaaggcatgtgggatcttagctcccccccCCCAGAGGACTGGACTCGTGCCCCCAACAGTAGAAGCACAGTCTTAATTACCAGACCATCAGCGAAGTACACAACATAAATTTTAAAGGTATGTGAAATAGTATATTATTGCCAGTTATGGAAATAATTGTATGTTAAgaatgcaggagagggtgtggagataagggaaccctcctacactgttggtgggaatgtaaattggttgcagccactatggggaacagtgtggagggtcctcaaaaaactaaaaacagagctactgtATGATGCAGCAATCGCACTCCTGAGCATAcactggagaaaactataatctGAAAAGATGTGCATGCAACCCCGTGTTCACTGCACAAGTTCACaacagccaggacacggaagcaacctagacgtccgtCAGCAGAGGAGTGGATAAGGACGACGTGGGGCCCATTACTGCTCAGCAATAAAGGAACGGAACGACGGCATCTGTGCGGCATGGACGGCCAGAGACTATCATAGTGAGTGGAGTGAGGAAAAGAAGTGTGATAccgtttatatgtggaatctaaaaaataggacacaagtgaacttacctacaaaacaaatagtgacagatgtagaaaacaaactcatggtcaCCGCAGGCAGGGGATAAACTGGGAGGTTGGGAGTGACGCACAGACACtataaaacagacaactaataaggacctactgtatacagcACGCGGGACTCCACACGATAGCCTGTGACGGCCGACACGGGAGGAAAATCTAAAGAACGGGACGTGTGTCTGACTGATTCACGTGCTGCTCAGCAGAAACTCACACGGCATCGCAAGCCAGCCGTGCTCCAGTGCTGCTTAAAGAAGAAGACTTCTGCCACGAGAGCAGGAAGTCAAGGGCGCAGGCGCGAGCTGGGATCGGCCCCGCCGGCCCCTTCCTGCAGCCACTGCGGGGCTCGCGGGAGGAAGCCGCTCCTGCCCAGCGGCGGCGCAGGGCGGTGCCCGCTGGGGCACTGTTCTCACCCCCACGTTGCACATCAGGAGGCTGAGGCAGAGCACCACACCGCACCCAAGCTGACAGAAGGAGTGTGCGCGGGTCAGAGCGCCACAGGAGCCAGGACCGCCAGGATCAGCATCTCCCAACTACAGCAAAGCCCCAGCAAACCGCGTCTGGCCGCAGCAGCCGTGAGTCAGGGGGCCTGTCAGCCAGCACGGCCGCACAGGGCCGGGCACGCGGCGGCGGGCCTGGGGCCCCGACCCTCACGGCCCCT harbors:
- the LOC133048600 gene encoding histone PARylation factor 1, which gives rise to MVGGGTKRRLRGEGPQCEKPADVKKSKSCEADVPSDLRKEVESHYRLPLPEDFYHFWRFCEGLDPEQPADSLSASLGLRLVGPYDILAGKHKIKKKSAGLNFNLHWRFYYDPPEFQTIIIGDSKTQFHMGYFRDSPDELPVFVGTNEAKKNCIIVQSGDNVFAAVKLFLMKKLKEVTDKKKTSLLKTIDEKLTEAARELGLSLEQRTVRMKQRDKKVVTKTFHGAGLVVPVDKNDVGYRELPETDASLRRICRTIVEAPSDTDRLQAFAPVQEMVTYVQFANDECDYGMGLELGLDLFCHGSHYFHKVAGQLLPLAYNLLKRNLFAEIIEAHLANRSQEDVDQLAA